In Euphorbia lathyris chromosome 10, ddEupLath1.1, whole genome shotgun sequence, the DNA window GAAAAGCAGCATGTTTAGCATCAACCAAAGTTACAACACCGTCCAACTTGACATCATTACAAACGGCATCCTCAGCATAAAAAATCTGAATTATTGGTGCTGGATTAGCAAGACCTGTAAGGTTTCAGTATGGCATATTTTAGTAAATGTGTAACAAGTACATCATTTGATGTACACACAACAAGAAAGCATTTAGATAACAAGTCACTACTGTATAGCGATTTCAGAACAGTACATTTTGACTAATACAGTAATATCTAACCTGTAGTTTCAATTACAATATGATCAAAATTTCCTCTGTTTTTAGCCACTAGTTCAGCTATCATTCTCACAAGATCACCCCTCACTGTACAGCACAAACAACCATTGTTCAACATAATAATGTCTTCAGCTCCAGTAGTTTTTGCAGCAACTAGAGAACCATCAATGTCAAATTCACCGTACTGCAATTCAACATTAGGAGAGGAAATTATACATCTGCACACTATAAACGTACTCTCACAAGCAGGactataataataaacttacaaaagTTTGAGATTATGTACCATGGTCATAATGATACAACAATATACATAGAGACTCCCATGATTATAGCAAAAATGGTGGTTTAACTAATAAGCGAACAGCCAAAAACAATGCAAACTAATACCTCATTCTCAATCACTGCTATGCGCTTCCCATGGTCTGCAGTCAATATATGGTTAAGTAATGTTGTCTGTTCATCAACGCAAGGAAAAATGTCAGCCCAATTAAGTTCAGTTGAGAAGAAATTCAAGAAAATGGAAATTTTTAACTAGCATTTGCATTGACCATTTAGAAAGCTTAATAAGTCAGCAATTACATTTGAAGTAGCATATCTTCTTAATTTTAGTACGAATTAATACAAAGGGAAAAGGTAACAACTAAAATAGAAAGATTACAATACCTTTCCAGAACCCAAAAAGCCGGTAATAATGGTAGCAGGAATTCGATCATCGGGAGGAATCTTGGTGGTGACATCACAATCCTCGGATGCGGCGGCAAAAGAAAATCTACAGGGGTTTTTGAAAGATGGTGAAGCCATGTACGGGAAGAGAGAGAGGTTGGGGTTTTTGATGGGTTTTGAGTTTCCAACTCCACTTCTTAAGACATTGAATCTAAACCCATaaaggaaaaaggaaaacaCATAAAGACATTGAATCTAAACACATAAAGGAAAACACAAGAACAtgaagaaaacatgaaaaaataaagaaattaacaAGAGATGAGAAGAGATACCGAACAGAATGAGGAAAACCCAAAAATCTGCTGAAGAAGGAATAGAGAGGCTAGTTGAGTCCCAATTTCAGAAGATGAGAGTGAGAAGATGGGAGCAGACCTAGGTCGAACAGGAAGGAGAGCTTTTTTGGCTGAAAGCGTGAACTTTGTGTCTGATTTTAGGGTGCGATTTGGTTTAAACTTCGGAATCAGAAAGGGAAACGGAAACGGAATGTGGCGGAATAAGAAtcggaatgactatttattcaatatgtttGGTTCAACCTGGAATGGGAATGCGATTCTCTTTGAAGCTGTTTGGTTTGTTAATGATCGTAATAAAAATGAgtacaaaatttattaaaaataatttagtaaataataataattataatttcaattaaattaaaaaatatacaaaaatttatatcatctaGAAAAGCAAATTAATGATTTATTGATGATAACTTTTTTTACTGTACAAAAAAGTTGTATTATAAACTAGTACAGGAAAATACATTTACAcataatatatctatatattatataaattataaggtggatatatataaattataaggtGGATATGTTGGGTACGTGGGTTGGTAAAATAGTGGTGGGTATATGTTGGGTAAAACGTggatatgttatattattattattttttatatatatataaatcattagGAATGAGAATGAAATTTGATTGAAGTGAAAAGTGGAGGGAATGAATAATTGTCAAAGTTGGGGAATGAGATTCTAATTCCCAAGCTATATTTGGTTAACCAAAAAGGGAATAATTTACTATCATTTCCATTCCATAATCTAAATTTATCTAACCAAACACTCCCTTAGGGGGGAATGAAATATTTGGAATGAATTTTAGGTCACATTGGCGGTAAATTAAAGATTAAGGTTATTAATGAGTGgggttttttataattaaaaggtggtttttttattgttatgaaATAATGAGTGGAATGTTAGGAAAATTGAGTCAAATTATATACTTTGCTCATTAATATGATATCCGCACATTAAATGTATTGAGAACATATTTTTAATGAGGGAAACTATACCTATATTAAATTTTGGTCACTAAAACccttttttcttgtagtggagATGACTGGAAAGATTGTTTGGAAAACTTAAATCAAATGGTTTTAGTTGTATCTCACATTTTCCGCGAAGGTAACAAAGTCGCAGATTGTTTGGCTAATTTAGGTAGAATTACTCAAAAAGAGAATTGGTGGGACTTTGCCCCATCAGTCTGCTTAGAATTTATTAGTGAGAACTTAAACGACGGTGTTGTCTATGGGTTTGTTTAATTGCTTGCTCTCTCTttgtatgttttcttttttcaattttaattaagcAGGTTCGGTTTCAGTGCTgcaggggtgccaacctagttgggattctCTGCCCTCACAACCACTCACCTAGttccaattaaaaaaattaatctatAGATTATTGCATACatatctattttattattaataggTGGTaacacaagaaaaaaaaaactgttccAAGAAAAAAATGGAATGATGTAGAATTTAATGTGTTTCTTGATATTTGTGTTCGGGGCACCAATCTTGGTAAAAGAAGTGGAGGGGGATGGGGTCTGAAAGGATGGCCATGGgtagaaaatgaaatgaaaattgcGGGTCACATATTTACTAAAGATCAGATGAGAAATAAATGGGATTCGATGAAACTCCATTGGAAACTGTGGAAAGATCTAAAGGGAAAAGAGACAGTAAAAGGGATATCGTGATTGCTTCAATGGCACTACGTAATTATATTCGAAGAAACACATTAGCAGATCCTGATTTTGTGCCGTATGACTCATTGAGTAGTTCAAATGATGTTGATACAAATGAAAATCACGAGGAAACTGGAGCAACTCAAATGAATGCTTTGAgagatgagattgcttccatcctatTTAGAGATAAAAATTGATCTTTAAAATGAAGAAATATTACAGACAATTTTATAGCAATTTAATTTttagtatatagttttttttatggaaaaatgaagttatatataaataattatttttgtaattgtaatttagttatttaggttatttttattatttttagaattaatttatatatttatttaaatcatgtccatattagtcattttacatactaacagCAACATGCAATCatagttttaccaaacactaataatcaaacagcaaaca includes these proteins:
- the LOC136209582 gene encoding uncharacterized protein codes for the protein MASPSFKNPCRFSFAAASEDCDVTTKIPPDDRIPATIITGFLGSGKTTLLNHILTADHGKRIAVIENEYGEFDIDGSLVAAKTTGAEDIIMLNNGCLCCTVRGDLVRMIAELVAKNRGNFDHIVIETTGLANPAPIIQIFYAEDAVCNDVKLDGVVTLVDAKHAAFHLDERLDILGALEDVVGEFNDLSMTTTNIHHGQRYFNEI